A region of the Cyanobium usitatum str. Tous genome:
CCGCCCGCTTCTGCCAGGCCCTTCAAGTCAGCCTGGCGCAGGCGCGCCTGCACCTGCCACACACCGGCACGCCCCTGCTAGCCGCCGGCATTGGCGCCAGTGGCATCGAAGTGGGCAGCTCCGTCCAGGAGCTGGGCCGGCAGCTGGCGGCCGCGGCCCTGCAACTACCCCTTGAGCGCCTAGTAGTCACGGGAGATGAGCGCACTGCCCTGCGCGGAGCCATGGGCAACCAGCAGGGCGGTGCAGGCATCCTGGTGATCAGCGGCACCGGCTCGATTGCCGTGGGTCGCAACGGCGAGAATCGGGAGCACCGCTGCGGTGGCTGGGGCTGGCTGCTCGATGGCAGCGGTTCGGCGATGGATATCGGCCACGACGCCCTGATGGCAAGCGTACGCATGTCAGATGGCCGGGATCGGGACACCGCCCTGCGGCACACCCTCTGGAGCGCGCTGGCTGTAGGCAGCGCCCAGGAGCTGAAAGCGCTGGTGGTGCAGGCAGACTTCGGCCCAGCCGGCTTCGCCCGCCTGGCTCCCTATGTGGATCAGCTCGCCGAG
Encoded here:
- a CDS encoding BadF/BadG/BcrA/BcrD ATPase family protein, whose translation is MAEPGLIAGFDAGQTHTSCRVSDACSGEMLGEGQGPGVCHLAAADGPARFCQALQVSLAQARLHLPHTGTPLLAAGIGASGIEVGSSVQELGRQLAAAALQLPLERLVVTGDERTALRGAMGNQQGGAGILVISGTGSIAVGRNGENREHRCGGWGWLLDGSGSAMDIGHDALMASVRMSDGRDRDTALRHTLWSALAVGSAQELKALVVQADFGPAGFARLAPYVDQLAEAGDAEAMTIIERSGAGLADLVAGVAAALGLSSPRVAAVGGAITHLGMLQRAWCAELAARLPEATLVAPHRDACHGALLMAGDLLTNSADAPGGSARCA